The Candidatus Peregrinibacteria bacterium genome contains the following window.
TTTCTTTTGCCATTTTTGTAAAATTAAATTTTAAATTATTGATTACCCGATCACAGCCAACACATCCGCCTCATTTGCAATCAGCATTTCGACACCATCTACAGTTACTTCATTTGGACCGTATTTAGCGAAAAGAACTTTCTGCCCAACCTTCACAGTCATTGGCCGAATTGAACCATCTTCCAAAGTAAGACCGGGCCCTACCGCAACGATCTCTCCTTCTTGTGGACGTTCTTTTGATCCTGTTTGAGGAATATAAATCCCGGCAGACGTAGTGTCAGATGCTTCAAGTGGTTTGATAACAACACGATCTCCTAATGGTTGAATATTCATTTTTTTTGA
Protein-coding sequences here:
- a CDS encoding co-chaperone GroES, with the translated sequence MNIQPLGDRVVIKPLEASDTTSAGIYIPQTGSKERPQEGEIVAVGPGLTLEDGSIRPMTVKVGQKVLFAKYGPNEVTVDGVEMLIANEADVLAVIG